The segment CATGTGCACCTCAATGCCTTGGTGAATACCGTGATCTTGTAGTGCGCGAATCATTTCTAATCCCGTCCGATCGCCTACGTGTGCAAGGCGCGGGTATTGGTGTCCACCGAAGTTCCGCTGAAGGATACCCCCATCTTGTGTCCTGTCAAAGAGTGCACCCCAGGCTTCAAGTTCACGCACACGGTCTGGTGATTCTTGGGCATGAAGTTCCGCCATTCGTGCGTCGGAGAGATACTGTCCACCTCGCATCGTGTCAGCGAAATGCACACGCCAACTGTCTCTTTCGTCAACGTTCGCCAAGGCAGCGGCGACACCACCCTCTGCCATAACGGTGTGTGCTTTACCGAGCAAAGATTTGCAGACAAGCCCTACCTTAAGGTCGCCTACAGCGGCTTCAATCGCAGCACGAAGTCCGGCACCACCGGCTCCGATTATCAATACATCATATTCATGGGTTTCGTAAGATGCCACGCTAATGTTTCCTCTTTCTTCTCTACGATAATCATTTATTAAAATGTAATCCAGTCTTGACCTATTGCCGGTGCTATAAAACGGACGTATACATCGGAAAAACCGACCCAACAGAGACTCATCCATGCCCAGAGCATGTGCCGATGATTTAAACAACTGACACAGTTATATGCCCCGCGACGGATGGGTGCTTTGGAGAGCAAATCAATACCACCGCCGACTAAGTGTCGTAAAGAGTGGCATCCAAGCGTGTAACCCCCTAAAAGGACGACATTACCTGCCAAAATGATAGTGCCTATGCCAATACCGAAAGTCGTTCCACCATTCCCATCGTCGAACCAGAGTGCTTTCCATACATCGTAAGCGAGAATACCGAGAAAGATGATTGCGAGATAAAGGAAATATCTATGGATATTCTGTATAATCAATGGAAACGAATGTTCGCCCCTGTAGTTATTGCGGGGTTCTGACACTGTGCAAGAGGGTGGGTCTGCCCAAAATGCTTTGTAATACGCACCGCGATAGTAGTAGCAGGTAAAGCGAAATCCAAGTGGTGCCCACATAATCAGAACTGCCGGGGTAATGAAACCTGGCACCCAAGACGGCATCGTACCAAACCAACTGTGCTCAACGCTATGCGCGACACCTTCAGTCCCGAAAAGCACCGGTGAGTAGAGAGGGGACAGGTAGGGGCCATGAATGAAATGATCACCTTCAAAAACGCGAAAGAGTCCGTAAAGGACGAAGAGTCCCAACCCGATAAATACAGCTAAAGGTTGTAACCACCAAGTATCTCGGCGTTGGGTTTGAAACGGGCGACGTTCCGTTAAAGTTAGTTCTGCGTGCGTCATAGACGATTTTTTCCTTACCTTACAAAAAAATAGAACAAGATTGTGGTTAGGACAGGTGGTTCAACAAGTAACCACGCTTGTTTTGGTGTAGTTTCTTGGATTTATGTTCAGTATATTGTATCATGCAATGAGGTTTTTGTCAAATTACGGAGCCGTTCGGCAGTGCTAACGCAGCCGCCACAGCAGCACCGTGCCGTCGCCACTACCGCTCGCGAGGGTTTTTCCATTAGGACTGAACGCGACCTGCCAGACCCGTCGCGAATGTCCTGGGAGGATCTTTGGTGGTTCGCGGGTATCTACACTCCAGAGGTGTATCGTATTGTTGTCGTTTCCATGCGCCAACGTCTTGCCATCAGGACTGAATGCCACGCTGAAAACTGTCCCTGCGAAAGGTTCAAACTTTACCCGACGCTTGCCGGTAGCTACGTCCCAGAGGCGGATCGTATCGTCCCCGCTCCCACTTGCGAGGGTCTTGCCATCAGGACTGAAAGTAACGCTCCAAACCGTCCATGTATGCCCAATGAGTGCCGTCTGATGCTTGCCCGTATCGGCATCCCAAAGATG is part of the Candidatus Poribacteria bacterium genome and harbors:
- a CDS encoding succinate dehydrogenase — protein: MTHAELTLTERRPFQTQRRDTWWLQPLAVFIGLGLFVLYGLFRVFEGDHFIHGPYLSPLYSPVLFGTEGVAHSVEHSWFGTMPSWVPGFITPAVLIMWAPLGFRFTCYYYRGAYYKAFWADPPSCTVSEPRNNYRGEHSFPLIIQNIHRYFLYLAIIFLGILAYDVWKALWFDDGNGGTTFGIGIGTIILAGNVVLLGGYTLGCHSLRHLVGGGIDLLSKAPIRRGAYNCVSCLNHRHMLWAWMSLCWVGFSDVYVRFIAPAIGQDWITF